From the Euphorbia lathyris chromosome 6, ddEupLath1.1, whole genome shotgun sequence genome, one window contains:
- the LOC136234014 gene encoding uncharacterized protein isoform X2, producing MEAKENSSPSPFPLSSSSSLLKGISNFKTPKRPSYAPNFTSSPCPQFFTASKQTPRSSCSSSVRRYHNRPLGKQKTTNVRRFQAFELEQSQSSRKAEIKKERSLKSLAKSLTTWLNFLFQNPKSCGCQLTVDGDQGASFVGKLGKRDVGPPGGVVGVEAAWRSPKRQRDVSWKGGDHVELNQGEEGFLSSKNYGSLRNSLKDVCSFDDLKQRMRVSLSLATCKEIFDVMTQVVKNIDAGRLKMRSHCPMVTDVAMKEKAIRILMSYNPIWLRVGLHIIFGGDSLLPNGDVNSDNDIAFLKMVIDKQFFSHAGLAKSYAYNKKVEGLYRPGYYENLGNIILKRFLLLVLVLDKAKSHTALPLKYGIDGIDGGSPLLFTAQSSIKSSRQMVNDFLSSENMLGEGNLLAHLVIVGYKVSYQQSPLVEYDFRVKDLFEDLQDGVRLCRAIQLLQNDSSILTKMVVPSDTRKKNLINCGIALQYLKKMGLTLCDEDGVMIMEDDIANGDKELTLSFLWKIFVHFQLPLLINKTILADEILKIQGLNVESSNSFSLQSSSLELLLKWIQVVCEKYDHKLDDFSSLVDGKAIWCLLDYYFCKELRCSHSLKDPHEISRESIMSVTEYTDAVHNFILSQKLTTLLGNFPEISDILEHRGAINERSVVVLLVFLASQLTAKQTMDQLNFHKLLCSNCQSPEKRQSSTETGVVSFKALDLEEIQGHSSEDAAGRFKAIKAWWQDMAAQNNRFVTMPTTSTSQKSSDSRSSIEIRRFKVALSMEKPPQSQVPMLSPTTENAATCIQSHFRTLIARRKYLKMMDAVQFLQIVIRAWFRAKQKSGVHKFNIAMVQKSIYSGCASSLTPFHTSMRRNHSGGERYAKFIVERHIFLKTKSSILFIQQATRIWIERRLQARRNVAAIVVQKYFRSSIARSWYKTIQMEKNSHKSQVLSSRSLQHVAATKIQSHVKAWLLRRKFMNQKYLITKIQSDFRCLRCWRSFQKLKISTRSAITIQSHVRGWIARRVARRSRCRIGLLQQCCRSWLIRRDFLLLREAAIKIQCAIRSVNCRKALDANINAAIEIQRFVRGQIARKRLLGASHFSVARHCNFQTSVACNQSFELKTMLSSILKLQRWWRGVLLQKLRTKSATIIQSYIRGWIGQRRASNKRHYVVIIQAHWKGYIARKELRGQLLDLRLRVQRSARNVDDSMRIINRLKMAVSELLTMKSISGILHTCATLDMTTKHSQKCCEELVAAGAITILLKLIRSVSRSIPDQEVLKHALSTIRNLTRHQHLTEVLIDCHGSIEIIFLEFHRNKDEGYFIASEILKKICSNQKGAESFWKVPGLLKRLLNLVEELKRKATIEKRSIQGVAAREKIERRLRESTELLKLITTNHL from the exons ATGGAGGCTAAAGAAAACTCATCTCCTTCACCCTTTccattatcttcttcttcttcgcttCTAAAAGGCATTTCCAATTTCAAAACCCCAAAACGTCCGTCTTATGCCCCCAATTTCACCTCCTCACCTTGTCCCCAATTCTTCACCGCTTCCAAACAAACCCCTCGCAGCTCTTGCTCTTCCTCTGTCCGCCGTTACCACAACCGTCCCCTGGGTAAGCAAAAAACTACCAATGTCCGTCGATTTCAGGCATTCGAGCTCGAGCAATCGCAGTCCTCACGGAAGGCTGAGATTAAGAAGGAACGATCTCTTAAGTCACTCGCTAAGTCTCTCACTACTTGGCTCAATTTCCTCTTTCAAAACCCTAAGTCCTGTGGCTGCCAATTGACTGTTGATGGAGATCAAGGTGCAAGTTTCGTGGGGAAATTGGGGAAGAGGGATGTTGGACCACCGGGCGGGGTGGTTGGTGTGGAAGCTGCTTGGCGGAGTCCGAAGAGGCAGAGAGATGTGAGCTGGAAAGGCGGTGATCATGTGGAGCTTAATCAAGGGGAGGAAGGATTCTTGAGTTCAAAGAACTATGGGTCGTTAAGGAATTCGCTGAAGGATGTGTGCAGTTTCGATGATTTGAAGCAGAGGATGAGGGTTTCCTTGAGCTTGGCTACTTGCAAAGAGATTTTTGATGTCATGACTCAAGTGGTAAAG AATATTGATGCAGGGAGGTTGAAAATGAGATCACATTGCCCCATGGTTACAGACGTTGCAATGAAAGAAAAGGCCATAAGAATTCTTATGAGCTATAATCCAATTTGGCTTCGAGTTGGATTGCATATAATTTTCGGTGGTGATTCCTTGTTGCCCAATGGAGATGTCAATTCTGATAATGACATAGCCTTTTTGAAGATGGTTATTGACAAGCAGTTTTTCTCGCATGCTGGACTGGCAAAATCATATGCCTATAACAAGAAGGTTGAAGGGTTATACAGGCCAGGTTACTATGAAAATTTGGGCAATATAATCCTGAAGAGATTTTTGCTGCTGGTCCTTGTGCTTGATAAAGCTAAATCTCACACTGCTCTTCCTCTGAAGTATGGTATAGATGGAATTGATGGAGGTTCTCCTCTCCTATTTACTGCACAATCTAGTATAAAGTCTAGCCGCCAAATGGTTAATg attttttaTCATCGGAGAATATGCTTGGGGAAGGTAATCTTCTTGCGCATCTAGTGATTGTGGGCTACAAAGTATCTTACCAGCAG AGTCCTCTTGTTGAGTATGACTTTAGAGTAAAGGATTTATTTGAGGACCTACAGGATGGAGTGCGGCTCTGCAGAGCCATTCAGCTCTTGCAAAATGACTCATCTATTCTCACG AAAATGGTAGTTCCATCTGATACTCGAAAGAAAAACTTGATAAATTGCGGTATTGCACTGCAATATCTAAAGAAAATGGGCTTAACCTTGTGTGATGAAGATGGAGTGATGATTATGGAAGATGATATTGCTAATGGAGACAAAGAACTAACTCTTAGCTTCCTTTGGAAAATATTTGTTCACTTCCAG CTTCCACTTCTGATCAACAAAACAATTTTAGCTGATGAGATATTGAAAATCCAAGGACTCAATGTG GAATCTTCAAACAGTTTCAGTCTTCAGTCGTCTTCTTTAGAGCTTCTTTTGAAGTGGATCCAG GTAGTCTGTGAGAAATATGATCATAAGCTTGATGATTTTTCTTCTTTGGTTGATGGAAAAGCCATATGGTGTTTGCTAGACTATTACTTTTGCAAAGAACTCCGGTGTTCTCATTCTCTTAAG GATCCTCATGAGATCAGTAGAGAATCAATAATGTCTGTAACTGAGTATACAGATGCAGTTCACAACTTCATATTGTCGCAGAAGCTGACAACCTTGTTGGGGAATTTTCCAGAG ATCAGTGACATACTTGAACATAGGGGTGCAATTAACGAAAGGAGTGTGGTAGTTCTATTGGTATTTCTTGCATCGCAGCTCACTGCAAAGCAAACCATG GATCAGCTTAATTTCCATAAACTTTTGTGTTCTAATTGTCAAAGTCCAGAGAAGCGGCAGTCAAGTACTGAAACAGGTGTTGTGAGTTTCAAAGCGCTAGACCTAGAAGAAATACAAGGGCATAGTTCTGAAG ATGCTGCTGGAAGGTTTAAGGCTATAAAGGCATGGTGGCAAGATATGGCTGCACAGAACAATAGATTTGTTACAATGCCTACAACTTCTACTTCGCAGAAGAGCTCAGATAGCAGATCAAGCATTGAAATTAGACGATTTAAGGTGGCATTGTCCATGGAGAAACCACCCCAAAGCCAAGTCCCTATGCTATCTCCTACTACAG AAAATGCAGCAACATGCATACAATCACATTTTAGGACGTTGATTGCACGTCGCAAGTACTTGAAGATGATGGATGCAGTTCAGTTTTTGCAAATTGTTATCCGTGCATGGTTCAGAGCAAAGCAGAAATCTGGTGTTCACAAATTCAATATTGCCATGGTTCAGAAGTCCATATATAGTGGTTGTGCTTCTTCCTTAACGCCTTTTCATACCTCTATGAGGAGGAATCATTCAGGAGGCGAGAGGTATGCCAAATTTATTGTTGAAAGACATATCTTTCTCAAGACAAAAAGTTCTATTCTGTTCATCCAGCAAGCAACAAGGATTTGGATTGAAAGAAGACTTCAAGCTAGGAGAAATGTTGCTGCTATAGTTGTTCAAAAATATTTTCGCAGTTCGATAGCAAGATCCTGGTATAAGACCATTCAGATGGAGAAGAATTCACACAAGTCGCAGGTCCTTTCTAGCAGGTCCCTTCAACATGTAGCAGCAACTAAAATTCAGAGTCATGTGAAAGCTTGGCTGTTGAGAAGGAAATTTATGAATCAGAAGTACTTAATAACAAAAATCCAAAGTGATTTTCGATGTCTAAGATGTTGGAGGTCCtttcaaaaactaaaaattagtACAAGATCAGCAATCACAATTCAATCTCATGTACGCGGATGGATTGCACGGAGAGTAGCAAGGAGGTCCAGGTGCCGAATTGGTTTGCTCCAA CAATGCTGCCGTAGTTGGCTGATAAGGAGGGACTTTTTGCTCCTAAGAGAAGCTGCTATAAAGATTCAATGTGCTATCCGGAGCGTAAACTGTAGGAAGGCCCTTGATGCCAATATAAATGCTGCTATTGAAATTCAACGTTTTGTCAGAGGACAGATTGCTCGAAAGAGGCTGTTAG GAGCATCTCATTTTTCTGTGGCAAGACATTGCAATTTTCAAACTTCGGTTGCTTGCAATCAAAGTTTTGAATTAAAGACAATGCTTTCTTCAATACTGAAGCTGCAAAGATGGTGGAGGGGTGTTTTATTGCAGAAACTAAGAACTAAGTCAGCAACTATCATACAGTCTTATATCCGAGGCTGGATTGGCCAGCGAAGGGCATCTAACAAAAGGCATTATGTGGTGATCATCCAA GCACACTGGAAAGGTTATATTGCACGTAAAGAGTTAAGGGGGCAGCTTTTGGATTTGCGCTTGAGAGTACAAAGATCTGCCAGAAATGTGGATGATAGTATGCGGATTATCAACAGGCTCAAAATGGCAGTTTCAGAATTACTGACCATGAAGAGCATCAGCGGAATCCTTCATACTTGTGCAACTTTAG ATATGACTACTAAACATTCTCAGAAATGTTGTGAGGAACTTGTGGCTGCTGGTGCCATTACAATATTGCTGAAGCTGATTCGCTCAGTCAGCAGAAGCATACCTGATCAGGAAGTTTTGAAGCATGCACTCTCAACTATCAGGAATCTCACACGCCATCAACACTTAACCGAAGTTCTAATTGACTGCCATGGATCAATTGAAATAATCTTTTTGGAATTTCACAG AAATAAGGACGAAGGTTATTTTATTGCTTCAGAGATTCTGAAAAAGATCTGTTCAAATCAGAAAGGTGCTGAATCCTTCTGGAAGGTGCCTGGCCTCTTGAAGAGGTTACTTAATCTTGTGGAGGAACTAAAAAGGAAAGCAACCATTGAGAAAAG GAGTATCCAAGGTGTGGCCGCAAGAGAAAAGATTGAAAGAAGGTTGAGAGAGTCTACTGAACTCTTGAAATTGATCACAACCAATCACTTATAA
- the LOC136233073 gene encoding 15.4 kDa class V heat shock protein produces MEFPIYPHHLHLRPFPWQYLFLSPSRENHVHWIQTPESHIYSADLPGVKKEEIKVEVENSLYLIIRTEAIDESSNPAKTFMRKFRLPELIDIDGISGGYEDGVLTVTVPRSYRRRGLFIESAAAMADKLELTARAA; encoded by the exons atggAGTTCCCAATATACCctcatcatcttcatcttcgACCTTTCCCATGGCaatatctttttctctctccttccCGTGAAAATCATGTTCACTGGATTCAAACCCCTGAATCTCATATCTACTCAGCTGATCTTCCTG GTGTGAAGAAAGAGGAGATAAAGGTAGAGGTAGAGAATTCTCTATATCTGATAATAAGAACAGAAGCCATTGATGAATCAAGCAATCCAGCAAAGACCTTCATGAGGAAATTCCGGCTGCCGGAGTTGATTGACATTGACGGAATATCCGGCGGTTATGAAGATGGTGTTTTGACTGTAACTGTGCCAAGATCTTATAGAAGAAGAGGACTTTTTATTGAATCTGCAGCGGCCATGGCTGATAAGCTTGAACTTACTGCTAGAGCTGCTTGA
- the LOC136233916 gene encoding uncharacterized protein — protein sequence MDVHLKSVFDRFNEQFGSGPGLGPGSGTCLMKVDGIAPNFIKSIYKACAALYRTDPWRRLRPPHRFGVRVGKDSDWSSKKQPFQCVQFIGGDGGDVGFHLFRSENDAKKMTGSIETVIVPNVEVFRVTYECESLMFPCNRKMIKSLSLEVSGTDRFPVIDVARCMGSGLLRFRHPMAEELRFVYAFVRAMSLVHPLLEEDREGGPKWSKMMHFEPLIETVDVQWPVEMAKGSYDLVAVTISHPPGQAYDEKVNSSAGSTPTKYGGERSRDEGFVDARVNSTNSSLRQCTLCEKEVYGEQSLACGQCRAVVYCSSVCQKQHWKDTHKSMCGLHKAMMEREEELAIKIFTFPCSANQPCKWLESLGIHQKGMWRRKCSCYSHCPFGLLPVKGGLWDSWGGLDDEEYPRDSSFHNHLRSEISSPIILSGWPEYYSLRSLPLSSPVADILSYPLTVYYILATLNINSKNLLLKGKEVIVHYLGPEGELDWMPAFAEISHLLNGYGNIHIVMVGPEVPANLSGTTSGISSRVRVNLVRGIYQEEATYLPSPHVIVALNCGLDRHGSWDGALESIKSTSVPAFFTEQSEISCANAKQNLRAAGLHITHPVTPNPFRSPVKTRGSSSNLPLYSNGFVLGVNT from the coding sequence ATGGATGTGCATTTGAAGAGCGTATTTGATAGATTTAATGAACAATTTGGGTCTGGTCCTGGTCTTGGTCCAGGATCAGGAACTTGCTTGATGAAAGTAGATGGCATTGCTCCTAATTTcattaaatctatatataaagCCTGTGCTGCACTTTATAGAACAGATCCATGGAGAAGATTGCGTCCGCCTCATCGATTTGGGGTTCGGGTTGGGAAGGATTCGGATTGGTCTAGTAAGAAACAACCCTTTCAATGTGTTCAGTTCATTGGGGGAGATGGTGGAGATGTTGGATTTCACCTCTTTCGATCCGAAAATGATGCCAAGAAGATGACTGGATCGATAGAGACGGTGATTGTTCCCAATGTTGAGGTTTTTCGGGTTACGTATGAATGTGAGTCGTTGATGTTTCCTTGTAATAGGAAAATGATTAAGTCTTTGTCTTTGGAGGTTTCGGGTACTGATAGGTTTCCGGTTATTGATGTTGCTCGTTGTATGGGTTCGGGTCTGCTTCGATTTAGGCATCCAATGGCTGAGGAACTTAGGTTTGTGTATGCTTTCGTTAGAGCTATGTCGTTGGTTCATCCGTTACTTGAGGAAGATAGAGAAGGCGGTCCAAAATGGTCGAAAATGATGCATTTTGAACCGCTGATAGAAACTGTTGATGTTCAGTGGCCTGTAGAAATGGCGAAAGGATCATATGATCTCGTTGCAGTTACAATCTCGCATCCTCCTGGCCAGGCGTACGATGAAAAGGTGAACTCTTCAGCTGGTTCAACACCTACCAAGTATGGAGGAGAACGGTCGAGGGATGAGGGCTTTGTTGATGCGAGAGTAAATTCAACGAATTCGAGCTTGAGGCAGTGCACGCTATGTGAGAAAGAAGTTTATGGAGAACAGTCTCTTGCGTGTGGGCAGTGTCGAGCAGTGGTTTATTGTAGTTCCGTCTGCCAGAAGCAGCATTGGAAGGATACGCATAAGAGCATGTGCGGTCTTCATAAAGCTATGATGGAACGGGAAGAAGAGCTGGCGATAAAGATCttcacgttcccttgttcagcGAACCAGCCTTGTAAATGGCTCGAGTCGTTGGGTATCCATCAGAAAGGAATGTGGAGGCGAAAATGCAGTTGCTATTCTCATTGTCCGTTtggtcttcttcccgttaaagGTGGATTGTGGGATTCATGGGGCGGACTAGACGACGAAGAATACCCCCGCGATTCTTCTTTTCACAATCATTTAAGAAGCGAGATATCCAGCCCGATCATTCTCTCTGGTTGGCCGGAGTATTATAGTCTTCGGTCATTACCACTGTCCAGCCCCGTTGCAGACATACTTTCGTATCCGTTGACAGTTTACTACATATTAGCTACTCTTAACATTAATTCAAAGAACCTCTTACTCAAAGGGAAAGAAGTGATTGTTCACTATCTCGGGCCCGAAGGCGAGCTGGATTGGATGCCAGCATTCGCCGAAATCAGCCATTTGCTCAACGGTTATGGCAACATACACATCGTAATGGTTGGACCCGAAGTTCCAGCGAATTTATCAGGCACAACTTCAGGAATAAGTAGCAGGGTGAGGGTGAATCTTGTGCGTGGAATTTATCAAGAGGAAGCAACCTACTTGCCTTCTCCGCATGTTATTGTTGCGTTAAACTGTGGACTCGATCGCCATGGCAGTTGGGACGGAGCTCTTGAATCGATCAAATCCACGAGTGTTCCAGCATTTTTTACGGAGCAGTCAGAAATTTCGTGTGCTAATGCGAAGCAGAACCTTCGCGCAGCTGGACTGCACATTACTCATCCGGTGACTCCAAATCCTTTCCGTTCGCCTGTGAAAACTCGGGGCAGTTCGAGCAATCTTCCGTTGTATAGCAACGGCTTTGTGCTTGGAGTGAACACATGA
- the LOC136234014 gene encoding uncharacterized protein isoform X1 — MEAKENSSPSPFPLSSSSSLLKGISNFKTPKRPSYAPNFTSSPCPQFFTASKQTPRSSCSSSVRRYHNRPLGKQKTTNVRRFQAFELEQSQSSRKAEIKKERSLKSLAKSLTTWLNFLFQNPKSCGCQLTVDGDQGASFVGKLGKRDVGPPGGVVGVEAAWRSPKRQRDVSWKGGDHVELNQGEEGFLSSKNYGSLRNSLKDVCSFDDLKQRMRVSLSLATCKEIFDVMTQVVKNIDAGRLKMRSHCPMVTDVAMKEKAIRILMSYNPIWLRVGLHIIFGGDSLLPNGDVNSDNDIAFLKMVIDKQFFSHAGLAKSYAYNKKVEGLYRPGYYENLGNIILKRFLLLVLVLDKAKSHTALPLKYGIDGIDGGSPLLFTAQSSIKSSRQMVNDFLSSENMLGEGNLLAHLVIVGYKVSYQQSPLVEYDFRVKDLFEDLQDGVRLCRAIQLLQNDSSILTKMVVPSDTRKKNLINCGIALQYLKKMGLTLCDEDGVMIMEDDIANGDKELTLSFLWKIFVHFQLPLLINKTILADEILKIQGLNVESSNSFSLQSSSLELLLKWIQVVCEKYDHKLDDFSSLVDGKAIWCLLDYYFCKELRCSHSLKDPHEISRESIMSVTEYTDAVHNFILSQKLTTLLGNFPEVLQISDILEHRGAINERSVVVLLVFLASQLTAKQTMDQLNFHKLLCSNCQSPEKRQSSTETGVVSFKALDLEEIQGHSSEDAAGRFKAIKAWWQDMAAQNNRFVTMPTTSTSQKSSDSRSSIEIRRFKVALSMEKPPQSQVPMLSPTTENAATCIQSHFRTLIARRKYLKMMDAVQFLQIVIRAWFRAKQKSGVHKFNIAMVQKSIYSGCASSLTPFHTSMRRNHSGGERYAKFIVERHIFLKTKSSILFIQQATRIWIERRLQARRNVAAIVVQKYFRSSIARSWYKTIQMEKNSHKSQVLSSRSLQHVAATKIQSHVKAWLLRRKFMNQKYLITKIQSDFRCLRCWRSFQKLKISTRSAITIQSHVRGWIARRVARRSRCRIGLLQQCCRSWLIRRDFLLLREAAIKIQCAIRSVNCRKALDANINAAIEIQRFVRGQIARKRLLGASHFSVARHCNFQTSVACNQSFELKTMLSSILKLQRWWRGVLLQKLRTKSATIIQSYIRGWIGQRRASNKRHYVVIIQAHWKGYIARKELRGQLLDLRLRVQRSARNVDDSMRIINRLKMAVSELLTMKSISGILHTCATLDMTTKHSQKCCEELVAAGAITILLKLIRSVSRSIPDQEVLKHALSTIRNLTRHQHLTEVLIDCHGSIEIIFLEFHRNKDEGYFIASEILKKICSNQKGAESFWKVPGLLKRLLNLVEELKRKATIEKRSIQGVAAREKIERRLRESTELLKLITTNHL, encoded by the exons ATGGAGGCTAAAGAAAACTCATCTCCTTCACCCTTTccattatcttcttcttcttcgcttCTAAAAGGCATTTCCAATTTCAAAACCCCAAAACGTCCGTCTTATGCCCCCAATTTCACCTCCTCACCTTGTCCCCAATTCTTCACCGCTTCCAAACAAACCCCTCGCAGCTCTTGCTCTTCCTCTGTCCGCCGTTACCACAACCGTCCCCTGGGTAAGCAAAAAACTACCAATGTCCGTCGATTTCAGGCATTCGAGCTCGAGCAATCGCAGTCCTCACGGAAGGCTGAGATTAAGAAGGAACGATCTCTTAAGTCACTCGCTAAGTCTCTCACTACTTGGCTCAATTTCCTCTTTCAAAACCCTAAGTCCTGTGGCTGCCAATTGACTGTTGATGGAGATCAAGGTGCAAGTTTCGTGGGGAAATTGGGGAAGAGGGATGTTGGACCACCGGGCGGGGTGGTTGGTGTGGAAGCTGCTTGGCGGAGTCCGAAGAGGCAGAGAGATGTGAGCTGGAAAGGCGGTGATCATGTGGAGCTTAATCAAGGGGAGGAAGGATTCTTGAGTTCAAAGAACTATGGGTCGTTAAGGAATTCGCTGAAGGATGTGTGCAGTTTCGATGATTTGAAGCAGAGGATGAGGGTTTCCTTGAGCTTGGCTACTTGCAAAGAGATTTTTGATGTCATGACTCAAGTGGTAAAG AATATTGATGCAGGGAGGTTGAAAATGAGATCACATTGCCCCATGGTTACAGACGTTGCAATGAAAGAAAAGGCCATAAGAATTCTTATGAGCTATAATCCAATTTGGCTTCGAGTTGGATTGCATATAATTTTCGGTGGTGATTCCTTGTTGCCCAATGGAGATGTCAATTCTGATAATGACATAGCCTTTTTGAAGATGGTTATTGACAAGCAGTTTTTCTCGCATGCTGGACTGGCAAAATCATATGCCTATAACAAGAAGGTTGAAGGGTTATACAGGCCAGGTTACTATGAAAATTTGGGCAATATAATCCTGAAGAGATTTTTGCTGCTGGTCCTTGTGCTTGATAAAGCTAAATCTCACACTGCTCTTCCTCTGAAGTATGGTATAGATGGAATTGATGGAGGTTCTCCTCTCCTATTTACTGCACAATCTAGTATAAAGTCTAGCCGCCAAATGGTTAATg attttttaTCATCGGAGAATATGCTTGGGGAAGGTAATCTTCTTGCGCATCTAGTGATTGTGGGCTACAAAGTATCTTACCAGCAG AGTCCTCTTGTTGAGTATGACTTTAGAGTAAAGGATTTATTTGAGGACCTACAGGATGGAGTGCGGCTCTGCAGAGCCATTCAGCTCTTGCAAAATGACTCATCTATTCTCACG AAAATGGTAGTTCCATCTGATACTCGAAAGAAAAACTTGATAAATTGCGGTATTGCACTGCAATATCTAAAGAAAATGGGCTTAACCTTGTGTGATGAAGATGGAGTGATGATTATGGAAGATGATATTGCTAATGGAGACAAAGAACTAACTCTTAGCTTCCTTTGGAAAATATTTGTTCACTTCCAG CTTCCACTTCTGATCAACAAAACAATTTTAGCTGATGAGATATTGAAAATCCAAGGACTCAATGTG GAATCTTCAAACAGTTTCAGTCTTCAGTCGTCTTCTTTAGAGCTTCTTTTGAAGTGGATCCAG GTAGTCTGTGAGAAATATGATCATAAGCTTGATGATTTTTCTTCTTTGGTTGATGGAAAAGCCATATGGTGTTTGCTAGACTATTACTTTTGCAAAGAACTCCGGTGTTCTCATTCTCTTAAG GATCCTCATGAGATCAGTAGAGAATCAATAATGTCTGTAACTGAGTATACAGATGCAGTTCACAACTTCATATTGTCGCAGAAGCTGACAACCTTGTTGGGGAATTTTCCAGAG GTATTACAGATCAGTGACATACTTGAACATAGGGGTGCAATTAACGAAAGGAGTGTGGTAGTTCTATTGGTATTTCTTGCATCGCAGCTCACTGCAAAGCAAACCATG GATCAGCTTAATTTCCATAAACTTTTGTGTTCTAATTGTCAAAGTCCAGAGAAGCGGCAGTCAAGTACTGAAACAGGTGTTGTGAGTTTCAAAGCGCTAGACCTAGAAGAAATACAAGGGCATAGTTCTGAAG ATGCTGCTGGAAGGTTTAAGGCTATAAAGGCATGGTGGCAAGATATGGCTGCACAGAACAATAGATTTGTTACAATGCCTACAACTTCTACTTCGCAGAAGAGCTCAGATAGCAGATCAAGCATTGAAATTAGACGATTTAAGGTGGCATTGTCCATGGAGAAACCACCCCAAAGCCAAGTCCCTATGCTATCTCCTACTACAG AAAATGCAGCAACATGCATACAATCACATTTTAGGACGTTGATTGCACGTCGCAAGTACTTGAAGATGATGGATGCAGTTCAGTTTTTGCAAATTGTTATCCGTGCATGGTTCAGAGCAAAGCAGAAATCTGGTGTTCACAAATTCAATATTGCCATGGTTCAGAAGTCCATATATAGTGGTTGTGCTTCTTCCTTAACGCCTTTTCATACCTCTATGAGGAGGAATCATTCAGGAGGCGAGAGGTATGCCAAATTTATTGTTGAAAGACATATCTTTCTCAAGACAAAAAGTTCTATTCTGTTCATCCAGCAAGCAACAAGGATTTGGATTGAAAGAAGACTTCAAGCTAGGAGAAATGTTGCTGCTATAGTTGTTCAAAAATATTTTCGCAGTTCGATAGCAAGATCCTGGTATAAGACCATTCAGATGGAGAAGAATTCACACAAGTCGCAGGTCCTTTCTAGCAGGTCCCTTCAACATGTAGCAGCAACTAAAATTCAGAGTCATGTGAAAGCTTGGCTGTTGAGAAGGAAATTTATGAATCAGAAGTACTTAATAACAAAAATCCAAAGTGATTTTCGATGTCTAAGATGTTGGAGGTCCtttcaaaaactaaaaattagtACAAGATCAGCAATCACAATTCAATCTCATGTACGCGGATGGATTGCACGGAGAGTAGCAAGGAGGTCCAGGTGCCGAATTGGTTTGCTCCAA CAATGCTGCCGTAGTTGGCTGATAAGGAGGGACTTTTTGCTCCTAAGAGAAGCTGCTATAAAGATTCAATGTGCTATCCGGAGCGTAAACTGTAGGAAGGCCCTTGATGCCAATATAAATGCTGCTATTGAAATTCAACGTTTTGTCAGAGGACAGATTGCTCGAAAGAGGCTGTTAG GAGCATCTCATTTTTCTGTGGCAAGACATTGCAATTTTCAAACTTCGGTTGCTTGCAATCAAAGTTTTGAATTAAAGACAATGCTTTCTTCAATACTGAAGCTGCAAAGATGGTGGAGGGGTGTTTTATTGCAGAAACTAAGAACTAAGTCAGCAACTATCATACAGTCTTATATCCGAGGCTGGATTGGCCAGCGAAGGGCATCTAACAAAAGGCATTATGTGGTGATCATCCAA GCACACTGGAAAGGTTATATTGCACGTAAAGAGTTAAGGGGGCAGCTTTTGGATTTGCGCTTGAGAGTACAAAGATCTGCCAGAAATGTGGATGATAGTATGCGGATTATCAACAGGCTCAAAATGGCAGTTTCAGAATTACTGACCATGAAGAGCATCAGCGGAATCCTTCATACTTGTGCAACTTTAG ATATGACTACTAAACATTCTCAGAAATGTTGTGAGGAACTTGTGGCTGCTGGTGCCATTACAATATTGCTGAAGCTGATTCGCTCAGTCAGCAGAAGCATACCTGATCAGGAAGTTTTGAAGCATGCACTCTCAACTATCAGGAATCTCACACGCCATCAACACTTAACCGAAGTTCTAATTGACTGCCATGGATCAATTGAAATAATCTTTTTGGAATTTCACAG AAATAAGGACGAAGGTTATTTTATTGCTTCAGAGATTCTGAAAAAGATCTGTTCAAATCAGAAAGGTGCTGAATCCTTCTGGAAGGTGCCTGGCCTCTTGAAGAGGTTACTTAATCTTGTGGAGGAACTAAAAAGGAAAGCAACCATTGAGAAAAG GAGTATCCAAGGTGTGGCCGCAAGAGAAAAGATTGAAAGAAGGTTGAGAGAGTCTACTGAACTCTTGAAATTGATCACAACCAATCACTTATAA